Genomic segment of Aliarcobacter trophiarum LMG 25534:
GATTATTTTATGGTTTTTTCTATCATATTTATCCTCATTGGCACCTAATATTAGATTTATATCAGCATCTTTTTCTGGATGAGTTAAAATGATTTTCTTTACATTTAAAGCTCTTAATTTTAAAATATCTACTTTTTGCCCGCTACAATCAATTAAAATATCAATACCATCTAAGTATAATTGTGAAATATCTTTATAGTGTGTAATTTTTATTTTGGAACTTTTATTCTTTATAAAATTATCTTCTATGACTTTAAATTTATCATCTATTTTTCCATAAGTTGAATCATAGTTTATTGAGTAAACTATATTTTCAATAGATGGATTTATATCATTTATAGCAACAATTTCAAATTTTTTATCAACTAAAAGCTGTTTTAGAATTGATTTTCCAATTCTACCAGCCCCATTTAAAAGGATTTTTATACCCATAATCTTCTTTCGTTTACAAATTTTTAGAAATAATTTCTTGTAAGTATAGTTAAAAGTAGATTATTTTTAAAGTATCTCTTGAACTCGACCCACTTCACCACTTTGCAATCTTACTTTTATTCCATGTGGGTGAGTTGGAGAATTTGTTAAAATATCTTTTACAACTCCTTGAGTAAGCCTTCTTGTTTTTTGATCAGTTTTTAACACAATATTTACTTTTAAACCTATTTTTATATCAAATCTTTTTTTTGGATCCATTTTTACTTCTTTTATTTATATATTTGAAACTATACTATTGTTTCATCTCTATAAACAAAATATGACTTTTTGATATAGGATTTACTTCTAACAGGGTTTCATCTATTATCTCTGCTGCATCTCCACTTTCTAAAATATTTCCATTTACTTTGGAGCTTCCTTCAATTTGTACAAAGTAGATTTGTCTATTTTTATCTATTTTAAAAGTAAAATCTTTATCAAATTCACTTACATATATATTTACATCTTGATAGATTTTTATATGGCTCTCTCCAACTTGACTTGAGACTATATTTAAAAGTTTGTTATCTCTTTCTTCCTCTTTATATCTATATGAACCATAAAGCCTTGGAAGTCCTTTTTGTGGAGGAAATATCCAAATTTGAAGCAGCCTTAAATCTTTATCTCCATCATTTTTTTCACTATGGTAAATTCCATCTCCTGCACTAAGATATTGAACTTCTCCTCTTTTTAAAGTTTCCTTATTTCCCATTGAATCTTTGTGAGTTATTTCACCATCAACAATATATGAAATTATTTCCATATTCTCGTGAGGATGAGTATCAAATCCACTTTTTGGTTTTACTATATCATCATTTAGAACTCTTAAAACTCCAAATCTTATATTTGTAGGGTTTCTATATTCTGCAAAACTAAAGTGAAAATTGCTTTGTAACCACCCTAAGTTAGATTTTCCCATATTTTGCTTTTTTAAGATTTTTATCATATTTAACTCCAAAAAAAGCTAAGCAATTTGCTTAGCTTAACACTATTTAAGATTTCCTTGAATATCAATATTTAATTTAACTTCGTCACTAACAGCAACTCCACCTGTTTCTAAAATTTTATTCCAAGTTACACCAAACTCACTTCTATTTATTTTTCCAGTTAGAGTAAACCCAGATTTTTTACCTAAAGCTCCACCATTTTCAAGATTTAGTTTAATGTTTTTTGTAATACCTTTAATTGTTAAGTCTCCATAAACTACATCATTTTCAACTTTTGTAGATTTAAAAGTGATTTTTGGGAACTGTTTTACATCAAAAATATCACTTGCTCTTAAATGCTCATCTCTTTTTTCATCAGCTGTATCAATAGAAGCTACATTTAACTCTCCACTAACACTTACAAGAGTGTTTGCTTTTTCATCGTATTCAAATATTCCACTAACATCTTTTATCTTCCCAGCTACATTTGAAACCATCATATGTTTTACTGTAAAACCTGCATTTGAGTTTACTGTATCAACACTATATGTTCCTGCAAATAGTGTTCCAGCAGTAAATATACTTAATAATCCTAAACTAATTTTTTTCATTTTTAATCCTTTTTGTTTTTATTGTAAATTTTATCTAATAAATCGAATAAAGTTTTTAATTCATTATCATCTAAGACATCTAAAAATTCATTTAAATTGTTTGAATGACTTGGGAAAATATCTTCTATAATAGCAACTCCTTTTGGAGTTATAGACAAAATAGATGATCTATTGTCATTTGAAGCTTTTTTTGACTCTATTAATTCATCTCTAATGAGATTTCTAACAATCACCGTAGTATTTCCTGGAGTTCCCATAATAAGTTTTGTAATAGAACTTATATTTAAATTTCCTCTATGATATAAAACTTCTAAAACTTTAAATTGATTAAATGTTAGAGTATATTTTGATAAAAAAAGTTCTGTTTTATTGTTTAAAATATGAGCAACTCTTACCAATCTCATAACAGTTTTCATAGCTTTATCTGATTTCTCACCATAAGACTTTAGACTTTTTCTGTTCATAAATACTCCTTAGCAGAAATTGTATTACTAATTAGTATTAAATGTCAAGGTTACTTTTTTCTTTTCTCTTTTGTTTGCTGAAAATTTAACTCATTTTGCAAAGTTGCTTCCATATTTATTGTAACTTTTATATCATTTGATACAGCACTACTACCTAGGCTATCCAAAACATCCCAAGATAGGTCAAAATTACTTCTTTTTAAAGTTGTATTCATAGAAATATATAGTTTGTCAAGAAAAACACCACTATTTACAATATTAAACTCAATATTTCTTTTTACCCCATTTATTTTAATATCTCCAAAAACTTTATCATCTGTAATTTTATCAGCATTAAACTCTATCTCAGGGTATTTTTTATTGTTTAGAATTTTTTCACCTATGATTAAAGCTGTTAAATCTTTATTCTGTGTAGCTACAGAGTCTGTATCAACAGAACCTTGTAAAGATTTTATTATATTTTCCTTTTCATCAAAAATTATTAATCCAGTAATATCTTGAAAACTCCCATCAATTACCTTTGATTTTTGATACATTAGTTGAAAATTTGCTTTTGAATTTTTATTATTTACAATAAACTCTTTTGCATAAAGAAAAGGAGTTAATAGTAGTATTGAGAAAAAAATTTTTGTTGCTTTCATTTTTTACCTTATAAAATTAGTCGAGCAATTATATCTAATTAAACATATTTTAACCATTTAATAATCTTTTTTTAGCTAAAATATTCCGTTTTACTGAAATATGAAATACTTTAATATAAGGAAAATTAATATGTTATTAACTCCAGGACCAACTCCTGTACCAGAATTTGCACGAAAAGCAATGAGTGATATTACAATTCACCATAGAACAAAAGAGTTTGAAGCTATTTTTGAGAAAACTAGAAATCTTTTAATTGAAATTTACAATATGCCTGAAGTTTTAATGTTAGCTTCGAGTGGAACAGGAGCTATGGAAGCTTGTATTACAAATCTTACAAGAAAAAAGGCACTTACAGTTAATTCTGGAAAGTTCGGAGAGAGATTTGGAAAAATTTGTAAAGCTTTTAATATAGATTTTGTAGAGATAAAAAATGAGTGGGATACTCCTGTAGATGTTAAAGATGTAGTAAATATAATTAAAAATGATAAAGATATAGATGCAGTTTTTATTCAAATTTGTGAAAGCGCTGGTGGGTTAAGACATCCAGCTGAAGAGATGGCAAAAGAGGTAAAGAAAATTAATCCTGAAATAATGATAATTGCAGATGGAATTACAGCTGTTGGAGTTGAAAAAATTGATGTTTCAAACTTTGATGCTGTAATTACTGGAAGTCAAAAAGCATTTATGTTACCACCAGGTTTATCTATGATTGGATTATCGAGTAAAGCAGTTTCTAAAATAGAAGAAAAACCAGCTGGTTACTACTTTAATCTAGCAAGTGAGATAAAAAATCAAAGAAAAAATACAACTGCTTACACAGCAGCGACAACTTTGACTATTGGATTAGGCTCTGTTTTAGAGAAGATGAAAGAGATAGGGTTTGAAAACCAATATGAAAAAACATCAAAAATAGCAAAAGCAACGCAAGAGGCATTAAAAGCTATTGGATTTAAAATTTATCCAAAAACTCCTGCAAATGCTATGACTACAGTTTATACAGAACAATCAAATGAGATTAGAAAAATCTTAAAAAATAAGTATAATGTTGATATAGCAGGTGGTCAAGACCATTTGTCTGGAAAAATTTTTAGGATAAATCATATGGGTCTTGTTGAAGATTTTGAAGCTTCTTGGGCTGTAAATGCAATTGAATTAGTTATGGATGATTTAAAAATTAGAACATTTGATGGAACAGCAAATAAAGTATTTGCACAATCATTTTATAAAGGGAAATAGTCATATATGATTTTTGAACACGAAATTCCAAAAGGAAGCAGACTATATTTTGGTAAAACTGCAAAAGCAAAAAGGGTTTTAGAAAATAGTGTTTGTCAAATTTTGGAGAGAAATGGATTTGAAGAGATTTTGACACCAAATTTTTCATATTCTCAGCATCAATCTATTGAGAACAATAAAAAATTAATAAAATTTTCAGATGAAGAGAATGAACAAGTATCTTTAAGAGCTGATTCTACTTTAGATGTTGTAAGAATTATTACAAAAAGATTGGGAAGAGCTACAAATCATAGAAAATGGTTCTATATTCAACCTATTTTTTCATATCCTTCAAAAGAGGATTATCAAATTGGTTGTGAGTGGATAGAGCATAATAATATATCTGATATTATGAATTTAACAGCAGATATTTTAAGAGCTATAAAAATAGAGCCAATTTTACAAATATCAAATGTAAATATACCAAAACTAATAAGCACAGAGCTAAATATTAGTATTGATATACTCAAAAATGGTGAAATATCAGAGCTACTTAAATTAAATTGTGAATGGCTAAATAGTCTTTTAAGAGTAAAAGATATTAAAAGTTTGGAAAAGGTTATAGAAGTAGTACCAAATACATTAAAAAAAGAGCTAGAGACTCTTTTAGAAAAAGCAAGAGAGGTAAGTTACTCAAATATTATTATTGCACCTATGTATTATGGAAGTTTAAAATACTACAATGGTGTTTATTATAGAGTAATAGATAAAAATTTAGTTTTATGTAGAGGTGGAATGTACGAGGCTGATGGAATTAGCTCTTTAGGTTTTGCATTATACACAGATAATTTATTAAAAATGTTAGAGGGATAAAATGAAAGCAGATGTAATAGTTGGAATTCAATGGGGAGATGAAGGCAAGGGTAAAATAGTAGATATGCTTGCTCAAAAATATGATATGGTTTGTAGAAGCCAAGGTGGACATAATGCTGGTCATACAATTTGGGTAGATGGAATAAGATATGCACTTCAACTAATTCCTTCAGGTATTTTAAACAAAAAAGCTATAAATATTATAGGAAATGGTGTTGTTGTATCACCTTTTAATATATTAAAAGAGATGAGTCAATTTGATAATCTTGAAGGAAGACTTTATATATCTGATAAAGCTCACTTAAACCTTCCTTTTCATGCTTTAATTGATCAAGCAAAAGAGAGATTAAAGGGTGATAAGGCTATTGGAACAACAGGAAAAGGAATTGGTCCTACATATTCTGAAAAAGTAAGTAGAAATGGTTTTAGAGCTGGAGATTTATTAGATCCTTCAAAGCTTTGTAATGATATCTTAGATTATTTTGCTCAGAATAAAGCAATTTTTGATGTTTTAGAGATAAAAACTCCTTTGAAAGAAGAGCTATTAGCTGAGCTTGAAGACTATAATACTAAATTAGCACCATATATAACAAATACGACAAATATGGTATGGAAAGCTCTTGATGAAAATAAAAGAGTTTTATTGGAAGGTGCTCAAGGAACACTACTAGATATTGACCATGGAACATATCCTTATGTTACTAGCTCTAGTACGGTTAGTGCAGGAGCATGTACTGGATTAGGTTTAAATCCAAAAGATATAGGTGAGATAACTGGAATTGTAAAAGCATACTGTACAAGAGTTGGAAATGGACCATTTCCTAGTGAAGATTTCACAGAGTATGGAAAAACTATGGGTGAAGTTGGAAAAGAGTTTGGAACAGTAACTGGAAGAAAGAGAAGATGCGGTTGGTTTGATGCCGTTGCAGTTAGATATGCAAGTAGATTAAATGGATGTGATAAATTAGCTTTGATGAAACTAGATGTTTTAGATGGCTTTGATAAAATAAAAGTTTGTGTTGCATATGAATATAATGGAGAAAGAGTAGATTACATGCCATCAAATATGGAGAGTGTAAAAGCTATTTATGAAGAGATAGATGGTTGGGATAGTGTTGTTGGGATTAGAAAATATGAAGATTTACCAATAAATGCAAAAAAATATATAGAAAGAATTGAAGAGATAACAAATGTAAGAGTTGGAATAATTTCAACTTCGCCAGAACGAGATGATACAATTTTAAGGGGATAAAATGAGATTAAAGCTACACCAAACTACATACCTTTCAAGAAGAATTACAAGAGATTTAATTACTTGTGATTTTATAGAAGCAAGAAGAGATAGAGCTAGTATAGAAGAGCAAGTTGAGAGGATTTTAGATGAAGATATTCTTAAAGAGCAAGCTTTAGATGATAAAGTAGAAGAGATTCTAGATTCTCAAATAGAAGAGATTGAGTATCTAAATGCAGATAGAAGGCAACTTTTCTGGATGACAAAAAAAAGGCTTGCAAATGATTTTGGCGTTATCTTAAACAATGAAGATAGGTTTTCTGATATTGCTCACAAAATATTAGATTATCTATGGGAGGAGGATTATATACATTTTACTTGTTCGGATAATCAGATTAAAAATGTAATATTTGGTTCTTTGGATGATTTTATTAAAGGGTTTGAAAGAGCAGATGGTGAAGTGTTAGCTAAGCTTAAAAATTATAAAAGAAAGCTAATTCCTGGTACTGAGGACTATGATTTGGTGTATCATAGACTTTATGAAGAAGAGTTAATAAAAAGAGGATTAATTTGATGCAAAAAGTATATATTTATTTAGAAAACGGGATATTTTTAGAGGCAAACTCTTTTGGTGCAGATACAACTGCTGTTGGAAAACTAGTGTATAATAACTCAACATTTGGACAACAAGAGATTATTACAGACCCTTCAAACAATGGATTATTTATAAATTTTACAGCTGTAGAAATAGGAAATACAGGTGCAAATAGAGTCGATATGGAAAGTTCAAAAGCCTATGCAAATGGGATTATTGTGAGAAATTATCATGATCTTTACTCGAACTATAGAGCAGATATGAGTTTAAAGGAGTTTTTAATAGAACAAAATGTTATTGGAATTTGTGATATTGATACAAGGTACTTAACAAAAACTTTAAGAGAAGAGGGAAGTATGATGATGATTGCATCTACAAAAATCTCTTCAAAAGATGAGTTAGCAAAAGAGTTAAGTAAAGCAAAAAAATATGATGAAATTAATTTTGTTAAAGATAGTTCTACAAAAGAGGCTTATATTCACAAATCAGGTGTTTGGAACGATGAAATTCAAGACTACAATAAAGCTAGTATGAGTGATAAAAAAGTTCTTGTAATTGATTATGGAGTTAAAAAATCATTTTTAAATGAACTTGTTGAGTTAGGATTTGAAGTTGAAGTAGTTCCAGCTTCTACAAAATCTCAAGAAATAATAAACAACTTTAAATTAGGTAAAATAGGTGGAGTAGTTCTAAGTAGTGGTGCTGGAAATCCAAATATTTTAAAAGATGAGGTTGAAGAGATAAAAAGATTAATTGAGGCAAATATTCCAATTTTTGGAGTTGGCTTAGGGCATTACTTATTAGCTCTTGCAAATGGTGGAAAAGTAGAGAAAATAAAATCTATTAAATATGGAAGTCATCCAATTAAAGGTGATAAAACTGTAGAAATTTGTAGTGTTAATAGTGATTTCGAAATAAGTGAAGATATTAAAAATATTGCCAATATAACTCATATTAAAGTATTTAATGATACTGCAGTTGCTTTAAAATATAATAATAAAAATGAATTAAGTAGCGAATTTACACCAACTTCAAACTCGACTATATATAAAGAGTTTACTAAAATGGTAAAATAAACTTTAAAAATATCTGAGGCATCGCCTCAGAATTAAAATCTCTCCGTTCTTACTAACTTTTAAATCCAAATTGTAAATAAATTGTCAATAAATAGTACATAATATCTTGAAATAGTTACTTTATACTTCTAAATATAAAATATTTAGGAGTAAATTATGAAAATAGTGATTGTTGCTTGTCTTTTAGCAAGCTTAGGTTTTAGCTCAGTGATTGATGATTTCTTAAGCTCTTTAAAGCAGGAGGCTATAAAAGAAAATCCTAGTTTTAAAGAGTTTGATTATAAAAGAGGAGAAGAGCTTTTTTTATCAAAACATATTGGCAAAAAAGGAGAACTAATCTCTTGTGCATCTTGTCATGGTACAGATTTAAATAAATCAAATCAGAACTATTTTACAGGTAAAACAATAGATGCTCTATCTCCAAAAGCAAATCAAAAAAGGTTTACAGATAAAGCAGATATTGAAAAATGGTTAAAAAGAAACTTTAATGATGTTTATAATCGTGAAGGAACAGCTATTGAAAAAGGTGATGTAGTAACTTACATCATAAATAAGTAGGAGGAGTAAAAGATGAAAAAGCTAATTATTTTTACACTGCTTAGTTGTGCCTTATATGCACAAGAGATGAAAATAAGTATAAAACCAGTTGATAATGATATATATAAAAAAGAGTGTGGAAGTTGCCATTTTGCATATCCAGCTGGCTTATTGCCTAGTAGCTCTTGGAATAAAATGATGTTAAATTTAAGTGACCACTTTGGAGATGATGCAAGTGTTGATGATAAAACTTTTCAAACACTATCAAGTTATTTAAATATGAATAGTGCAGAAAAGGCTATGCAATATAAAAGAAGTAAAAAAATAGTCAAAAACTTAAAAGGAACAACTTCAGATAGCATCTCTAAAATGCCTTATATGAAGAAAAAACATGAAGAGATTAAAGAGAATTTAATAACTCAAAAAGAGGTAAAAGGTCTGTTTAACTGTACAGCTTGTCATCAAAATGCGGAAAAAGGTGTATTTAGTGATGATGATGTAAAAATTCCAAATTATGGAAAATGGAAAAAGTAAGGCTTCATTCTTGAAGTCTTTTAGATTTTGAATCTTTTCTATACGAAGTAGAAATAAAAAAACTGTTCCTTTTTAAATAGGAACGATTAAAAAAGGATAGATATGAAAAAAACATATATTTGGTCACTTCCTACAAGGATATTTCACCATTTATTAGCTATTTTTATTCTTGCTGCTTTTTTAACAGATGATGATAAGCTAATCAACTATCACTCAAATATTGGTTATGCAATTTTGATACTCTTGATTTTTAGACTATTTTGGGGCTTTATAGGACCAAAATACTCTTTATTTAAAGACTTTTCAACAAACATAAATGAAGCCAAAGAGTTTATGAAAAATATCTTTAATAGTGAACAAAAATATATAGGTCATAATCCTATGGCATCTTATATAATGATTGCTATACTTATAACTACTTTTTTGGTGATTATAAGTGGTGTATTAACTCTTGGGATTCAAGAAGGAAAAGGTGTATTAAGCTTCTTAAATAGTGAATATTTTAAAAAGATGAAGCTAATTGAAGAGATACATGAGTTTCTTGCAAATTTTTTAATAGTTTTGATTATTATCCATCTTTTTGGGATAGCTTTTGATAGGATATTTCATAAAAAACATCAAACTTTAAATTCAATATTTACAGGTTATAAAGTGGTAAAGAGTATAGAGGATGTAAGATTAAATATATTTCAAAAGCTATTTTCCTTTATAGCTCTTACTATATTTCTTATATTTATATTTTTTGCACTATTCAAGCCTAATAATATTTTAACAGCATCAATTTATGAACCAATTGATTATAAAGTACAAAATATCTCTTTTGTAGATGAGTGTGGCAGTTGTCACACTCTTTATCCACCAAATCTATTACCTAAAAAATCATGGGAATTGATTATGAATGATTTAGAAAATCACTTTGGAGATGATGCAACAGTTGATAATGAAGTAAATAAAAATATTTTAAGTTTTCTAGTAAAAAATAGTGCAGAGAATTCAACAATGGAAGCTAGTTGGAATTTTATAAATTCTATAGGCAATAAAGATATAATAGCTTTAAGTAAAACTAATTATTGGGAAAAAAGACACGAAGATATACCTAAAAAGATTTTTAAAAGTGAGAAGATAAAAAGTGTTGCAAATTGTAAAGCTTGTCATAATGATATTGAAAAAGGATTAATTGAAGATGAGAATATTAAAGATATTTCTGATTTTATGTAGTATGTTTTTATATCTAAATGGAGATAAGGATTACAAAAAATATAAGCACTCATATAAAAATCTTGATTATTTGGATTTAAATGATAATCAAGTTAAAGCTATTAAAAATATTTTAGTAGAGCTGAAAGATGAGTATAAAAAGTTTTATAAGTATAAAGATGAGATTGAAGATGAGATTGAAGATATGATTGAAGAGCCAAACTTTGATGAAAATTTATATATCAAAAAAACTATGGAGATTAAAAAAAGAGCTACTATTTTAGAATCAAAAAGGATAAAAAAGATTCATGAAATTTTAAATGAAAAACAAAGAGATAAATTTGCTGATCACTTTAAGGAGTGGGTAATTGAATAAAAAAGTTTTATTGATTGAAGATGATTTACAAATGCAAAACTTGATAGTTGATTATCTAAAGGATTATGGATTTATTGTTAAAGCTTTTGATAATCCAAAAGATATTTTAGAAGATTTTAAAAAGAACAATGATTATTCAATTATAATATTAGATTTAATGCTCCCTTTTATGGATGGATTTGACCTATTTAATAAATTAAAAGAGATAAAAAATATACCTATAATTATCTCATCAGCAAGAGGTGATATAGGTAATAAAATCCATGGATTTGAGCTTGGAGCTGATGATTACTTAGCAAAACCCTATGAACCACGAGAGTTGGTTTTAAGAATAGAGGCTATTTTAAAAAGGAATTTAAATAAAACTCTTATAATTGGAGATTTTACTATAGATAAAGATAATAGAACTGTCTTAGTGGATGATTATGCTGTTGATTTTACCAAAATAGAGTTTGAAATTTTTATCTATTTAGTTGAAAATCAAAATAAAATATCTTCAAGAGAGCAGATTTTAAATGCAACTTCTTTAGATTTTAATACAAAAAATAGGACTATTGATATGCATATATCAAATATAAGAGCTAAGATTGGAGATGATTTTAAAAGCCCTAAATATATAAAATCTGTTTGGGGAATTGGTTATAAGTTTGTAGGTTAATATGTCAATTTTTAAGAAACTAACTATTCTTTTTATAATAAGCTTTATTTTAATGACAATAATTGGACTGTGGATTGATAATATAAACCTAAAAAGGGTAGATAATTTTGCGAAGGAGAAGTATTTAAAAGTAGTAGATGATATTTTAAAGAATATAGAGAACAAGAATTATATCAACTCTTTGATGATAAAAAATGATTTAGAACAAGTAACTGTTTTGAATAAAAATGGTTTAGAAACTATATATACACAAGATTCAACATTTGGAAATATCTCTATATTAAAATATAAATCATTAAATAGCTACATTTTAAAAATAAAATATTTAGATGAAGAGTATATCTTTAAAGCTTTAGAGCAAGAGAGTTTAAGTGATAAAACTATTTTAAATATATTGGTATTTTTAGATATTTTTGCCCTTTTATTAATGTTTTTATTTATAATAAAAATTTTAAGTCCACTAAAAACTATAACAAAAGAGATAAAAGCTTTTTCAAATGGAAATTTATCAACAAGAATAGATATAAAATCAAATGATGAAATAGGTACTTTAGCAAATAGTTTTAACTTAATGGCAAGTTCTCTTGAAGAGTCTATAAAAACGAGAGAAGAACTACTCCGTGATATTGGGCATGAGTTAAGAACGCCAATAACAAAAGGTAAATTTGCTATAGAGAATATAGATGATTTTTCACAAAAAGAGCTACTTAAAAAGATTTTTTATGATTTAGAGAGATTAACAAATGAGTTAATAGAGCTTGAAAAGCTAAATATCTCAAAGTTAAATTTAACTATTTTTAGTGCAGAAACTTTGATTTTAGACTCCTTAGGGAAGCTTTATTTAGAAGATGAGAGAAAAATAGATATAAAGATTTCTGAAGATTTCAAAATAGAGGCAGATTTATACTATTTATCAATTGCATTAAAAAATCTTATTGATAATGCATTAAAATATTCGACTTACTTCCCAATCATTATAGAAGTATCTAAAAATGAAATTTCTATTTCAAATAGAGGTGACAAATTAGTAAAAGATTTTGAACATTATTTAAAACCTTTTACTCAAGAGTTAGCTCAAAGAGATGGTTTTGGATTAGGCTTAAGTATTGTAAAAAAAGTTTTAGATAGACATAATTTTAGACTTCTTTATAGTTTTGAAAAGGGTTTTAATACTTTTAAAATTC
This window contains:
- a CDS encoding YceI family protein, which gives rise to MKATKIFFSILLLTPFLYAKEFIVNNKNSKANFQLMYQKSKVIDGSFQDITGLIIFDEKENIIKSLQGSVDTDSVATQNKDLTALIIGEKILNNKKYPEIEFNADKITDDKVFGDIKINGVKRNIEFNIVNSGVFLDKLYISMNTTLKRSNFDLSWDVLDSLGSSAVSNDIKVTINMEATLQNELNFQQTKEKRKK
- a CDS encoding carbamoyl phosphate synthase small subunit, which produces MQKVYIYLENGIFLEANSFGADTTAVGKLVYNNSTFGQQEIITDPSNNGLFINFTAVEIGNTGANRVDMESSKAYANGIIVRNYHDLYSNYRADMSLKEFLIEQNVIGICDIDTRYLTKTLREEGSMMMIASTKISSKDELAKELSKAKKYDEINFVKDSSTKEAYIHKSGVWNDEIQDYNKASMSDKKVLVIDYGVKKSFLNELVELGFEVEVVPASTKSQEIINNFKLGKIGGVVLSSGAGNPNILKDEVEEIKRLIEANIPIFGVGLGHYLLALANGGKVEKIKSIKYGSHPIKGDKTVEICSVNSDFEISEDIKNIANITHIKVFNDTAVALKYNNKNELSSEFTPTSNSTIYKEFTKMVK
- a CDS encoding pirin family protein, with translation MIKILKKQNMGKSNLGWLQSNFHFSFAEYRNPTNIRFGVLRVLNDDIVKPKSGFDTHPHENMEIISYIVDGEITHKDSMGNKETLKRGEVQYLSAGDGIYHSEKNDGDKDLRLLQIWIFPPQKGLPRLYGSYRYKEEERDNKLLNIVSSQVGESHIKIYQDVNIYVSEFDKDFTFKIDKNRQIYFVQIEGSSKVNGNILESGDAAEIIDETLLEVNPISKSHILFIEMKQ
- a CDS encoding diheme cytochrome c → MKKLIIFTLLSCALYAQEMKISIKPVDNDIYKKECGSCHFAYPAGLLPSSSWNKMMLNLSDHFGDDASVDDKTFQTLSSYLNMNSAEKAMQYKRSKKIVKNLKGTTSDSISKMPYMKKKHEEIKENLITQKEVKGLFNCTACHQNAEKGVFSDDDVKIPNYGKWKK
- a CDS encoding ATP phosphoribosyltransferase regulatory subunit produces the protein MIFEHEIPKGSRLYFGKTAKAKRVLENSVCQILERNGFEEILTPNFSYSQHQSIENNKKLIKFSDEENEQVSLRADSTLDVVRIITKRLGRATNHRKWFYIQPIFSYPSKEDYQIGCEWIEHNNISDIMNLTADILRAIKIEPILQISNVNIPKLISTELNISIDILKNGEISELLKLNCEWLNSLLRVKDIKSLEKVIEVVPNTLKKELETLLEKAREVSYSNIIIAPMYYGSLKYYNGVYYRVIDKNLVLCRGGMYEADGISSLGFALYTDNLLKMLEG
- a CDS encoding MarR family winged helix-turn-helix transcriptional regulator, with the translated sequence MNRKSLKSYGEKSDKAMKTVMRLVRVAHILNNKTELFLSKYTLTFNQFKVLEVLYHRGNLNISSITKLIMGTPGNTTVIVRNLIRDELIESKKASNDNRSSILSITPKGVAIIEDIFPSHSNNLNEFLDVLDDNELKTLFDLLDKIYNKNKKD
- a CDS encoding DUF507 family protein codes for the protein MRLKLHQTTYLSRRITRDLITCDFIEARRDRASIEEQVERILDEDILKEQALDDKVEEILDSQIEEIEYLNADRRQLFWMTKKRLANDFGVILNNEDRFSDIAHKILDYLWEEDYIHFTCSDNQIKNVIFGSLDDFIKGFERADGEVLAKLKNYKRKLIPGTEDYDLVYHRLYEEELIKRGLI
- a CDS encoding YwbE family protein — protein: MDPKKRFDIKIGLKVNIVLKTDQKTRRLTQGVVKDILTNSPTHPHGIKVRLQSGEVGRVQEIL
- a CDS encoding adenylosuccinate synthase, which encodes MKADVIVGIQWGDEGKGKIVDMLAQKYDMVCRSQGGHNAGHTIWVDGIRYALQLIPSGILNKKAINIIGNGVVVSPFNILKEMSQFDNLEGRLYISDKAHLNLPFHALIDQAKERLKGDKAIGTTGKGIGPTYSEKVSRNGFRAGDLLDPSKLCNDILDYFAQNKAIFDVLEIKTPLKEELLAELEDYNTKLAPYITNTTNMVWKALDENKRVLLEGAQGTLLDIDHGTYPYVTSSSTVSAGACTGLGLNPKDIGEITGIVKAYCTRVGNGPFPSEDFTEYGKTMGEVGKEFGTVTGRKRRCGWFDAVAVRYASRLNGCDKLALMKLDVLDGFDKIKVCVAYEYNGERVDYMPSNMESVKAIYEEIDGWDSVVGIRKYEDLPINAKKYIERIEEITNVRVGIISTSPERDDTILRG
- a CDS encoding pyridoxal-phosphate-dependent aminotransferase family protein: MLLTPGPTPVPEFARKAMSDITIHHRTKEFEAIFEKTRNLLIEIYNMPEVLMLASSGTGAMEACITNLTRKKALTVNSGKFGERFGKICKAFNIDFVEIKNEWDTPVDVKDVVNIIKNDKDIDAVFIQICESAGGLRHPAEEMAKEVKKINPEIMIIADGITAVGVEKIDVSNFDAVITGSQKAFMLPPGLSMIGLSSKAVSKIEEKPAGYYFNLASEIKNQRKNTTAYTAATTLTIGLGSVLEKMKEIGFENQYEKTSKIAKATQEALKAIGFKIYPKTPANAMTTVYTEQSNEIRKILKNKYNVDIAGGQDHLSGKIFRINHMGLVEDFEASWAVNAIELVMDDLKIRTFDGTANKVFAQSFYKGK
- a CDS encoding DUF1924 domain-containing protein, whose protein sequence is MKIVIVACLLASLGFSSVIDDFLSSLKQEAIKENPSFKEFDYKRGEELFLSKHIGKKGELISCASCHGTDLNKSNQNYFTGKTIDALSPKANQKRFTDKADIEKWLKRNFNDVYNREGTAIEKGDVVTYIINK
- a CDS encoding YceI family protein, coding for MKKISLGLLSIFTAGTLFAGTYSVDTVNSNAGFTVKHMMVSNVAGKIKDVSGIFEYDEKANTLVSVSGELNVASIDTADEKRDEHLRASDIFDVKQFPKITFKSTKVENDVVYGDLTIKGITKNIKLNLENGGALGKKSGFTLTGKINRSEFGVTWNKILETGGVAVSDEVKLNIDIQGNLK